A window of Oncorhynchus keta strain PuntledgeMale-10-30-2019 chromosome 27, Oket_V2, whole genome shotgun sequence contains these coding sequences:
- the LOC118359623 gene encoding nuclear pore membrane glycoprotein 210-like, translating to MAGVKGSAFSGEQVCARLPETGLYSDQTELLLRNLQPSAELTVYGPAAALDSLKVSSSSLSISFQEREVSHGFPRFLNYMVSALDPQAAASVSITSSSTGHTLVIPVTLIHVADPSTTMQAAAPVVTMEGAHFLQRFIDPYQMMFFTIFALLAGSCHFLPGYPGQVD from the exons ATGGCTGGGGTGAAGGGCAGTGCTTTCTCTGGGGAGCAGGTCTGTGCCAGGCTGCCTGAGACAGGCCTGTATTCTGACCAGACAGAGCTGCTGCTCAGAAACCTGCAGCCCAGCGCAGAGCTCACCGTCTACGGCCCCGCCGCAGCACTCGACAGTCTGAAG GTATCGTCCAGTTCTCTGTCCATCTCATTtcaggagagagaggtgtcccACGGCTTCCCCAGATTCTTGAATTACATGGTCAGTGCCTTGGACCCCCAGGCTGCAGCCTCAGTCTCCATAACCAGCTCATCCACTGGCCACACCCTCGTCATCCCAGTCACTCTCATTCATGTGGCTGACCCCAGCACCACCATGCAAG CTGCTGCTCCCGTGGTTACCATGGAGGGAGCCCATTTCCTGCAGCGCTTCATAGACCCCTACCAGATGATGTTCTTCACCATTTTCGCTCTACTGGCTGGCAGTTGCCACtttcttccaggataccccggccaggtcgattag